In Lycium barbarum isolate Lr01 chromosome 9, ASM1917538v2, whole genome shotgun sequence, the DNA window CTTTTACGCATATTCTTCATTTAGCTGCACAAGCTGGTGTTCGTTACGCAATGCAAAACCCTCTGTCTTATATAAACTCAAACGTAGCGGGATTCGTTAACCTGTTGGAAGTTGCTAAAGCTGCTATTCCACAACCTGCAATTGTTTGGGCTTCTTCGAGTTCAGTTTACGGGTTAAATACTAAAGTACCATTTTCTGAAGAGCATAAAACAGATCAACCAGCTAGTTTATATGCTGCAACAAAAAAAGCAGGTGAAGCAATTGCACATACATATAACCATATTTACGGTCTTTCATTAACAGGGTTACGTTTTTTTACTGTTTATGGACCATGGGGTAGACCAGACATGGCTTATTTCTTTTTTACTAAGGACATGGTACAAGGTAAATCGATAAATGTATACGTGACACAAGATGATAAAGAAGTGGCGCGTGACTTCACGTACATAGATGATATTGTGAAAGGTTGTGTAGGCGCGTTGGATACAGCTGAGAAGAGTACAGGTAGTGGTGGTAAAAAGAAAGGTCCAGCACAATTAAGAGTTTACAATTTGGGTAACACTTCACCTGTGTCGGTAAGGAAATTAGTGGCTATTCTTGAAAATTTGTTGAATGTTAAGGCTAAAAAGAATGTTGTGAAAATGCCACGAAACGGTGACGTTCCGTTTACTCATGCTAATGTGAGTTTGGCGTTAAGGGATTTTGGTTATAAGCCTACTACTGATTTGTCTAGTGGATTGAGGAAATTTGTGAAATGGTATGTGAGTTATTATGGGATTCAatcaagggtaaaaagggaaaatgacTCACCAAATTCTGAAGATTAGAAAAGAAAGGAAGTGTCTTTATGGAGGAGGGGAGAAGTAGAAAGACTATTTTACCCcctctttctatattttttttttctcttgatgtATTTGGATCAAATTATGTTTACTTGTTTATTTTTTAGTGGTAGGAATAGAATTctatatttataaaaataagaaaatcagAGAAGGGTGGAAAGGGCAAGTGTAGATCTATGAAAGTTGGGCTGTAATAATGTAATTTTTTAAGGTATTGTTGGATGTAGGAtttatgccaaaaaaaaaaaaaaaacatagaggTTGGTTTTCTGTGCAAAAAAAAAGAATTGGTGCAGACCAGCCACTCCATCAATCACAATTGTAATATTTTGGAATAGCAATGATGATTACATCAAGATTCTCCTGTGTCTTTTATCTGGTttaatttgtttgtttgtttgattatttattttttatttcttgtgTTCTTGATGTTAAAGTAAAGGTGGAAAAATGAAAAAACGAATTTAAAGATGATCTAATTTTCCTTGCAAGTGGATAAGTGAAGAAATCTTCATATCCCTGTTGAAGATGCCTTCTATGATTGAAGATGGGTCAAGTTGTCTCTAAACAGTCACTGCTCATTAAAGCTCAGAATTACTATAGctgcaatttttattttatttttgtgtaatttagtTAATATAATTTGACTTCTCATGTCTATACAAGTTGAAATATGGTAAGAGAAGAATTAATagaattttgaagaaaaaaaaaaaaaagaaaaaacttgtAAACATCCCCGATTCATGAAAATCTCAATAGAATCTCAAAATGTATGTGTAAGAAGATTGAAGCATCAAAAAATTCCtataagaaaaaaataattgTCCTCCCTCTCCCCGAATGATCCGGTGTGACAGTTGGATATCCTTAGAAGAAAGAGTGGTCTGAGTGGTCTTTTGGAATTGATCGTTGTGTGTTTCAATCTTATTCACCTATCATGTACATTCAATGAAGGTTATCATTGCGAAGTTATAATTAAAGTGGATGGTGTCTTATTGGCTACTTATTGGTGCTCCGCATCTTCGTAGAGAAATCAATTTTACTAGGTTCATGTTGGAGACAATAGGGTGGTCGTTACACTATTTGTGCAAGTCGCTCTTTCTGGGATAAAAAATTTCACTATCTTAGAACAGTAAAACTTATTGCCATTATTTACTGATGAGGCTTTCATTCAAAACTCATAGCATTTCTTGTTCTGACCTTCCAGGtatatcgaaaaaaaaaaaaacgaaaaattgTTAAACGTCTGGAATAATCATAATGCAGCTGCCCGACATCATTCCTTTTAAATTATGTAAATAATGGTTCTTTAAAGTATTAAAACAGGAAAAAGTGATACATAATCATATACTTCACATAATAAATAGTAAAAAGATAACTTAAGACATGATTAAAGTGAAGGATATATACAACTTTGAGAATACGTCAAATGAATACTAATAACTATTTTAATAGGCCACCCATGATGTgtctttttcttatttatttcaATCTTTGTCTTGTACAGCTAATCATAAAATGCTTAGCACCTTATATTTTATGCTGAACAATTGTATATTTCTAGAAGATAAGCTTcatttatttttctattttataCGTATCTAAAAAGTATCCTTTCAAGTAATTTTTTCATTTCGAAGTACTTCAAATTCCTTTTCTGTTTttctgataataataataataataataataataatcgaGATGGAGTAAGCAGGAAATATAACTACTTCAACATATAACACATGAAAATGTATTCCATGAATAGTAATTTTCATATTCAAAATGTGTATGTTTGCAATTCATAACTCATAATCAATGAAAGAAACGGGGTTTTGTACCTTTAAGACGAAATTTGGCATCACCATCTCAATTCTCAACAAACATTTTTTCTAAATGTACATGTGAAACTATCTTAGTCTCCCtcctatttttattttcttatttttattataACAGTGATATTTGGCTAACCTGTGATATATTGAAATTTCCTCGTATACCTACTATTATTTCAAACTAGAGTGGTAAATTAGCCCATTTTAATCTACTCAAATTCAATTCATCTAAAAATTAGTTGATTGGGGTAAGTATGCCAAAATTAACTATGAGCTTGTCAAATTAAAgaagattttttaaaaaaatttatttgGTAATTAAATAGATAGTTAGAAAGCAAACTAAAGAAATTAAACTCGGTAAGAATTGGGAACCAATGACCCATTATTTAGCCATCTTGACTCAATCGCTCATCGCAGTTAATTTTTCGACAGGGTTGGGCGATGAACAATTTATCGATTGAGCCAATTCTGACCCGCCTAAATTTAATCCGAACCGCTCATTTGTCACCCTACCTCATACGAATACCATATAACTCAGCCTATAGCTACCAATTGGCTTAAGTAGATGGAAAATAAACCACATAGCAAATTCTTAAACTTTGCAAGGATTCAAAACTACTGTAATCTACAATTCTCATCCTACTTCATTGATCGCTAGACCATACCCTCAGACGTCCTAATCTCACCTTCTTTTACTAGTGACAATGCATCGCCAGTTGATTTAAAGATATAACTTACCTATTTAAGCTTGACAATGATTTTGCTAGTCCTATTCTAGTAATTATGGTCATGTTGAGATCATCTTTAGTTCAACCAACAATATTGATGTCTTAACTTATCTCAATGATTTTGACTTGCACTAAATAAGGTGTACTATAAATTCAATTTTAGTATAAAAGCTCTTAACATGCATTTTTATCTCTTCTTTGCAACTAGTTTTTATCAGAAAGCTGTATGTAGCTAACTATTGTTAAAGCTACGAATTGGAAGTATAGACCATCTACAAATTCCAAGTGTTTGTTTTGCTTTACCATTATCATAGATGTTTTCTTTTGGAAAGAGCTATTTATCTTTTATCCCAATATCACACATTATTGTTTCCAAAAGCTACCAGGCAtcttgaatattttttttttcaaaaaaaaaaaaaaaaaactttcagcACTAAAACTTATCGCAAAAATTTCTACAGGTAAATAATTATTTATCAGTGTAGCCAGCGTCACTAAATGTTTTATCAGCGAGTACATCGAGCATCAGTAAAAATATTTACTATTATTTATCCTTGAAAATCAATGAATTTTAGCGACGTTCACTGGTAATTAAAACGACTACTATATATCACTTCTCAGGTGTCATTATATATTTTATGGCCTTTGTTATTGCCCGTAAAATTAATTACAATGGCCACTAAAACCCGAAAGTACATCAATTGACACCGAAATTATAAGAATTTAAATTATGTAATTACATGATTGCTAGTATGATAATTTTGGACGACTTATGAAGCCTAAATGCAAATGTAAGAAATTGAGctaattagttttttttctttttcgtctG includes these proteins:
- the LOC132608977 gene encoding UDP-glucuronate 4-epimerase 6-like, whose amino-acid sequence is MALPPDTSKTTKLERYNSYIRRVNSTKLIAASSKLLFRVTLLVALLLIFFFTINYPPLSPDNNTSHNNIHTTTHNLFSSAFYGGGASWEKQVRHSSTPRRPNGLSVLVTGAAGFVGSHCSLALKKRGDGVLGLDNFNSYYDPSLKRARQNLLSKHQIFIVEGDINDAELLKKLFDIVPFTHILHLAAQAGVRYAMQNPLSYINSNVAGFVNLLEVAKAAIPQPAIVWASSSSVYGLNTKVPFSEEHKTDQPASLYAATKKAGEAIAHTYNHIYGLSLTGLRFFTVYGPWGRPDMAYFFFTKDMVQGKSINVYVTQDDKEVARDFTYIDDIVKGCVGALDTAEKSTGSGGKKKGPAQLRVYNLGNTSPVSVRKLVAILENLLNVKAKKNVVKMPRNGDVPFTHANVSLALRDFGYKPTTDLSSGLRKFVKWYVSYYGIQSRVKRENDSPNSED